The Solibacillus sp. FSL W7-1436 genome window below encodes:
- a CDS encoding amino acid ABC transporter ATP-binding protein: MTVVIDINHLNKKFGDHEVLKDVNFQVNKGEVVTLIGSSGSGKSTLLRCINLLETPTAGEIIYNGENILNDGHQIEKYRTHLGMVFQQFNLFNNLDVLNNCIVGQIKVLKRSKDEAARNAMKYLELVGMSAYKNAKPKHLSGGQKQRVAIARALAMDPDVMLFDEPTSALDPEMVGEVLKVMRHLADQGNTMLIVTHEMEFAKEVSDRIVFMDKGVIVEEGPPEQLLVNPKHDRTKEFLKRTLR, encoded by the coding sequence ATGACAGTAGTAATTGATATTAACCATTTAAATAAAAAATTCGGCGATCACGAAGTATTGAAAGATGTCAATTTTCAAGTAAACAAAGGGGAAGTTGTTACATTGATCGGTTCTTCAGGTTCCGGGAAATCAACACTGTTACGCTGTATTAATTTACTGGAAACACCGACAGCCGGGGAAATAATCTACAATGGTGAAAATATTCTAAATGACGGTCATCAGATTGAAAAGTACCGTACGCATTTAGGGATGGTATTCCAGCAGTTTAATCTGTTCAATAATTTGGATGTATTAAATAACTGTATCGTTGGCCAAATCAAAGTGCTAAAGCGTTCAAAGGATGAAGCAGCACGCAATGCGATGAAATATTTGGAGCTTGTCGGAATGAGCGCCTATAAAAATGCAAAACCGAAACATTTATCCGGTGGACAGAAACAGCGTGTCGCCATCGCACGGGCATTGGCGATGGATCCGGATGTCATGCTGTTTGATGAACCGACATCAGCACTTGATCCTGAAATGGTAGGGGAAGTATTAAAAGTAATGCGCCATCTCGCAGACCAGGGAAATACGATGCTGATCGTGACACATGAAATGGAATTCGCCAAGGAAGTATCGGACCGGATTGTATTCATGGATAAAGGGGTTATCGTTGAGGAAGGCCCACCGGAACAATTGCTGGTAAACCCGAAACACGACCGGACAAAAGAGTTCCTGAAACGGACATTACGGTAA
- a CDS encoding amino acid ABC transporter permease, with amino-acid sequence MAFLESSWNLFTDNWELFVRGAWTALLLAIIGTICGTLIGFFIGIMHTIPQRKKNIKTAVLKVINFILTAYVEIFRGTPMMVQAMVVFYGLVYLGIDIDRFLAASIVISLNTGAYMAEYVRGGIVSIDKGQFEAAQAIGMNHLQTMIHIVLPQVARNILPATGNQFVMNIKDSSVLSVISVVELFFTANSIAGSNYKYIEAFFIATVLYFIMTFTVTRFLLLFEKKMDGPSSYKVELITGNKLDKDGE; translated from the coding sequence ATGGCATTTTTAGAATCATCATGGAACTTGTTTACGGACAACTGGGAGTTATTTGTACGCGGAGCTTGGACTGCACTTCTCTTGGCGATAATCGGGACAATTTGCGGAACACTGATCGGATTTTTCATCGGAATTATGCACACAATTCCACAACGCAAGAAAAATATTAAAACAGCTGTTCTGAAAGTCATTAATTTTATTTTAACAGCTTATGTTGAAATTTTCAGAGGTACGCCAATGATGGTACAGGCGATGGTCGTATTTTACGGTCTTGTCTATTTAGGAATCGATATTGACCGCTTTTTAGCAGCTTCAATCGTTATCAGCTTAAACACAGGAGCCTACATGGCCGAATATGTGCGTGGTGGTATCGTATCGATTGATAAAGGCCAATTCGAGGCTGCACAAGCGATTGGAATGAATCACCTGCAAACGATGATTCATATTGTTCTGCCGCAAGTAGCGCGCAATATTTTACCTGCAACAGGAAATCAGTTTGTAATGAATATTAAAGATTCATCTGTATTAAGTGTCATTTCGGTAGTGGAACTGTTCTTTACGGCGAATTCGATTGCGGGCAGTAACTATAAATATATTGAAGCGTTCTTTATCGCGACGGTATTATACTTTATTATGACATTTACTGTAACGCGCTTCTTGCTGTTGTTCGAGAAAAAGATGGACGGACCGTCTTCGTATAAAGTGGAGCTCATTACAGGCAACAAGCTAGATAAGGATGGTGAATAA
- a CDS encoding transporter substrate-binding domain-containing protein encodes MKKRLLILLTAMTMLLLAACGSSDEGTTSGSDSDKKVIKIGMEAAYAPFNWSQKDDANGGVQIAGSKEYAAGYDVEIAKKIAEGLDMELQIVKTDWDGLIPSLQSGAIDLVIAGMSPMPERMEVIDFTENYYTSDYVIVVKEDGPYANATSLSDFAGAKITGQQATTHYDVIDQIEGVQKQVAATDFGAMRVQLQSGAIDGYVSERPEGISAEMALNNIKYIVPEPNFEADEASTAVAVGLKKGSDLREQINKVLAEISEEERQQLMEDAIANQPAAQ; translated from the coding sequence ATGAAAAAGAGACTATTGATTTTATTGACTGCTATGACAATGTTATTGCTGGCAGCATGTGGTTCAAGCGATGAAGGTACTACAAGCGGTTCCGATTCGGATAAAAAAGTGATTAAAATCGGTATGGAAGCAGCCTATGCGCCTTTCAACTGGTCACAAAAGGATGATGCTAATGGCGGAGTTCAGATTGCAGGTTCTAAGGAATATGCAGCAGGCTATGATGTGGAAATTGCGAAAAAAATTGCAGAAGGTCTGGACATGGAATTACAAATTGTTAAAACAGACTGGGATGGCTTAATCCCATCATTGCAATCGGGTGCCATTGACCTGGTAATTGCGGGTATGTCACCAATGCCTGAACGTATGGAAGTAATTGATTTTACAGAAAACTATTACACTAGTGACTATGTCATTGTTGTAAAAGAAGACGGCCCTTATGCAAATGCAACTTCATTATCAGACTTTGCAGGTGCAAAAATTACAGGTCAGCAAGCGACAACACACTATGATGTAATCGATCAAATCGAAGGTGTTCAAAAGCAAGTAGCGGCAACTGATTTCGGTGCAATGCGCGTTCAATTACAGTCTGGTGCAATCGATGGATATGTATCAGAACGTCCGGAAGGTATCTCTGCTGAGATGGCGCTGAATAATATTAAATACATTGTCCCTGAACCAAACTTCGAAGCAGACGAAGCGTCAACAGCTGTAGCGGTAGGTTTGAAAAAAGGTTCGGATTTACGTGAACAAATTAACAAAGTTTTAGCTGAAATTTCGGAAGAAGAGCGTCAACAATTAATGGAAGACGCAATTGCAAATCAACCAGCAGCACAATAA
- the odhB gene encoding 2-oxoglutarate dehydrogenase complex dihydrolipoyllysine-residue succinyltransferase, with the protein MAEIKVPELAESITEGTIAQWVKKVGDRVEKGEFIVELETDKVNAEIISEEAGVLKQILAEEGDTVLVGQVIAVVEAGEGAAPAPAAKEEAPAKEEAPAPAKEEAPKAAPAPVAVEETSGERVIASPAARKLAREKGIDLAAISPVDPQGRVRVQDVAAHGTAPAAPAAPAAQAPAAGNGPMIFTPAADTDRVTVEKMSRRRQTIAKRLLEVKQSTAMLTTFNEIDMTNIMALRKRKQDEFVKANDIKLGFMSFFTKAVVAALKKYPYVNAQINGDEIHLNNFFDIGIAVSTEEGLVVPVVRDANAKNFAEIEKNIAELAGKARDKKLGLNDMAGGSFTITNGGVFGSLMSTPIMNGTQAGILGMHSIVNRPVAVNGEVQIRPMMYVALSYDHRIIDGKDSVGFLKTVKEMIENPEDLLLNS; encoded by the coding sequence GTGGCTGAAATTAAAGTCCCTGAATTAGCAGAATCAATTACTGAAGGTACAATTGCCCAGTGGGTGAAAAAAGTTGGAGATCGCGTAGAAAAAGGCGAATTCATCGTTGAGTTGGAAACTGATAAAGTTAATGCTGAAATCATCTCTGAAGAAGCAGGCGTTTTAAAGCAAATTTTAGCTGAAGAAGGCGATACTGTATTAGTTGGACAAGTAATCGCAGTAGTTGAAGCTGGCGAAGGCGCAGCACCTGCACCAGCTGCTAAAGAAGAAGCTCCAGCAAAAGAGGAAGCTCCGGCTCCAGCAAAAGAAGAAGCACCTAAAGCAGCACCTGCACCAGTTGCAGTTGAAGAAACTTCAGGTGAGCGTGTAATCGCTTCACCAGCAGCTCGTAAATTAGCTCGTGAAAAAGGCATCGACTTAGCAGCAATTTCACCTGTTGATCCACAAGGTCGTGTACGTGTACAAGACGTTGCAGCACATGGTACAGCACCAGCGGCTCCTGCAGCACCAGCAGCTCAAGCGCCAGCAGCAGGTAATGGTCCAATGATCTTTACACCAGCAGCTGATACAGACCGTGTAACAGTTGAAAAAATGAGCCGTCGTCGTCAAACAATTGCTAAACGTTTATTAGAAGTAAAACAATCAACAGCAATGTTAACTACTTTCAACGAAATTGATATGACGAACATTATGGCATTACGTAAGCGTAAACAAGATGAGTTCGTGAAAGCTAACGATATTAAACTAGGCTTCATGTCATTCTTCACAAAAGCTGTAGTAGCAGCATTAAAGAAATATCCATATGTAAATGCACAAATTAACGGTGACGAAATTCACTTAAACAACTTCTTTGATATCGGTATTGCTGTATCAACTGAAGAAGGTTTAGTAGTACCGGTTGTTCGTGATGCAAATGCGAAAAACTTCGCTGAAATCGAGAAAAACATTGCAGAATTAGCTGGTAAAGCACGCGACAAAAAATTAGGCTTAAACGACATGGCTGGCGGATCGTTCACAATCACAAACGGTGGTGTATTCGGTTCATTAATGTCAACACCAATCATGAACGGTACTCAAGCTGGTATTTTAGGTATGCACTCAATCGTAAACCGTCCAGTAGCTGTTAATGGTGAAGTTCAAATTCGTCCAATGATGTATGTAGCATTATCTTACGACCACCGTATCATCGATGGTAAAGATTCTGTTGGCTTCTTAAAAACAGTTAAAGAAATGATCGAAAACCCAGAAGATTTATTATTAAATTCTTAA
- a CDS encoding 2-oxoglutarate dehydrogenase E1 component — MSNNVLPAGSPWSAFSGPNLGYVLEQYDLFLQSPEEVEPELVELFQAYGGPVFADGQQPVVTAAVTGTGDYKKVLAAVKLAESIREYGHLAADLYPLKNRQLDTSRIEESVFNLTAADLQAIPASVFFANVPAGVTNGKEAIDYLKSVYTDKIGVEVAHLQNAEERAWIEAQVEGGAFKKTLSAEEKKAVLERLTRIENFEKFIHKTFVGQKRFSGEGLDTQIILLDEIIKSSEAKGVKNVRIGMAHRGRLNVLTHVLKKPYDMMFSDFAHVSNDLFFPEDGKLEITKGWTGDVKYHMGASYTHDSGLNVKLAYNPSHLEVGNPIVIGSVRAAQDDVSAAGVAKHDPSNAFGIILHGDAAFAGQGIVTEGFNFSQTEGFTTGGTVQIIANNMIGFTTELHDSRSSMYSSDPAKGYDIPVIHVNADSPETVAAVGRFVAEYRAKFKKDIVIDLIGYRRYGHNETDDPTVTNPETYKLVAKHEPIRALYGAELAEAGILSADEVKALDTAIYAEMQAAYDHVKEMAEKDEHVTPNMPEELKIEFPEIDTKVDAERLAKVNEDLLVFADGFEPQNKLGKILAKRRDAFADGKIDWGHAETLAYATITQDGTPVRFTGQDAQRGTFSQRHLVLHDKNNGSEFTPLHHIEGAKASFTVYNSPLTEAGVVGFEYGYNLENQNVLSVWEAQFGDFANMAQVMFDNFISSARAKWGQKSGFVLLLPHGYEGQGPEHSSSRMERFLQLSAENNWFVANCSNAGNYYHLLRRQAALLGTEGVRPLVVVSPKSLLRHPLAAATAEQLANGRFQEVIEQEGLGKNTEAVEKVVLGTGKVMIDLAERVKDGEGLDHLHIVRVEQIYPFPAQQVKDIIARFPNVKEIVWVQEEPKNQGSWTYVLETLYDIAEGKKVRYVGRPAMSSTSEGDGDSHKAAQAKLVNEALEK, encoded by the coding sequence ATGTCGAACAATGTATTACCTGCAGGTTCTCCATGGTCAGCGTTTTCTGGTCCTAACTTAGGTTATGTATTAGAGCAGTATGACTTATTCCTGCAATCTCCTGAAGAAGTGGAACCGGAACTAGTAGAATTATTCCAAGCTTACGGTGGTCCTGTATTTGCAGATGGTCAACAACCGGTTGTAACAGCAGCAGTAACAGGTACTGGAGACTACAAAAAAGTATTAGCAGCAGTTAAGTTGGCAGAATCAATTCGTGAATACGGCCATTTAGCAGCAGATTTATACCCATTAAAAAATCGTCAATTAGATACTTCACGCATTGAAGAAAGCGTATTCAATTTAACAGCAGCAGATCTACAGGCTATTCCTGCATCAGTATTTTTTGCAAATGTTCCTGCAGGTGTTACAAACGGTAAGGAAGCGATTGATTACTTAAAATCTGTTTATACAGACAAAATCGGTGTTGAAGTTGCACATTTACAAAATGCGGAAGAACGTGCTTGGATCGAAGCGCAAGTCGAAGGCGGAGCGTTCAAAAAAACGTTATCTGCTGAAGAAAAGAAAGCAGTATTAGAGCGTTTAACACGCATTGAAAACTTCGAAAAATTCATTCATAAAACATTTGTTGGTCAAAAACGTTTCTCTGGAGAAGGTTTAGATACTCAAATTATTTTATTAGATGAAATTATCAAATCATCTGAAGCTAAAGGTGTAAAAAACGTTCGAATTGGTATGGCACACCGTGGTCGTTTAAACGTATTAACTCACGTATTAAAAAAACCATACGATATGATGTTCTCTGATTTCGCCCACGTTTCTAATGATCTTTTCTTCCCTGAAGACGGTAAATTAGAAATTACAAAAGGCTGGACTGGCGACGTTAAGTATCATATGGGTGCATCATATACTCATGATTCTGGATTGAACGTGAAATTAGCCTACAACCCGTCTCACCTTGAAGTAGGGAACCCGATTGTAATCGGTTCTGTACGTGCAGCACAAGATGATGTATCAGCAGCAGGCGTTGCGAAACATGATCCATCAAATGCATTCGGTATCATCCTGCACGGTGACGCGGCATTCGCTGGTCAAGGGATTGTTACTGAAGGCTTTAACTTCTCTCAAACAGAAGGATTCACAACTGGTGGTACAGTACAGATTATCGCGAACAACATGATCGGTTTCACAACTGAATTACATGATTCACGTTCATCTATGTATTCATCTGACCCTGCAAAAGGCTATGATATTCCGGTTATTCATGTAAACGCTGACAGCCCTGAAACAGTGGCAGCTGTTGGTCGCTTTGTAGCGGAATACCGTGCGAAGTTCAAAAAGGATATCGTAATCGACCTAATCGGTTACCGCCGTTACGGTCATAACGAAACAGATGATCCGACAGTAACAAACCCTGAAACATATAAATTAGTTGCAAAACATGAGCCGATTCGTGCATTGTATGGTGCGGAATTAGCAGAAGCCGGCATTTTATCAGCGGATGAAGTAAAAGCTTTAGATACTGCTATTTATGCGGAAATGCAAGCTGCGTATGATCATGTAAAAGAAATGGCTGAAAAAGACGAGCATGTAACGCCTAATATGCCGGAAGAACTAAAAATCGAATTCCCTGAAATCGATACTAAAGTAGATGCTGAGCGTCTGGCTAAAGTTAATGAAGATTTACTTGTGTTTGCAGATGGTTTCGAACCGCAAAACAAGTTAGGGAAAATTTTAGCAAAACGCCGTGATGCTTTCGCAGATGGCAAAATTGACTGGGGTCATGCTGAAACATTAGCATATGCAACAATCACACAAGATGGCACACCGGTTCGTTTCACTGGTCAGGATGCACAGCGTGGTACGTTCTCTCAACGTCACTTAGTATTACATGATAAAAATAATGGTTCTGAATTCACACCATTGCATCACATTGAAGGTGCAAAAGCATCATTCACTGTTTACAACTCACCACTTACAGAAGCAGGTGTTGTAGGTTTTGAATACGGGTATAATTTAGAAAACCAAAATGTACTATCTGTATGGGAAGCACAATTCGGTGACTTTGCAAACATGGCGCAAGTAATGTTTGATAACTTCATTTCAAGTGCACGCGCTAAATGGGGCCAAAAATCTGGATTCGTACTTCTTTTACCACATGGTTATGAAGGTCAAGGTCCGGAACACTCATCAAGCCGTATGGAACGATTCCTGCAATTATCTGCAGAAAATAACTGGTTCGTAGCAAACTGTTCAAATGCAGGCAACTACTACCACTTATTACGCCGTCAAGCTGCATTATTAGGTACAGAAGGTGTACGTCCATTAGTAGTGGTTTCTCCAAAATCACTTTTACGTCACCCATTAGCTGCAGCTACTGCTGAACAACTTGCAAATGGTCGCTTCCAAGAAGTAATCGAGCAAGAAGGTTTAGGTAAAAACACAGAAGCGGTTGAAAAAGTAGTGCTTGGTACTGGTAAAGTAATGATCGATTTAGCTGAACGCGTGAAAGACGGCGAAGGCTTAGATCACTTACACATTGTTCGTGTGGAACAAATTTATCCATTCCCTGCACAACAAGTGAAAGATATTATCGCTCGCTTCCCGAATGTTAAAGAAATAGTTTGGGTACAGGAAGAACCGAAAAACCAAGGTTCATGGACATACGTTCTTGAAACATTATATGATATCGCAGAAGGCAAAAAAGTGCGCTATGTAGGACGTCCTGCAATGAGCTCAACTTCTGAAGGTGACGGCGATTCACATAAAGCAGCACAAGCTAAATTAGTGAACGAAGCACTTGAAAAGTAA
- a CDS encoding HAMP domain-containing sensor histidine kinase, whose protein sequence is MMKNKLLNLSLKSKWMLAVGITIFVSYALISVVLYIALQTWLIHNEEKNALRTVDDMTTYFESQGNTVTVQALQNNTALMKAILNQEQTVRVFNLDGIEVMRINDAAPAAQLPNNQTYFSTVIEKQVISGSESYVIHRVVQIGQFQGIMQLIHPLAAFQSMMNYILTTIFIIGFGAILFSVMISYYLANMLMKPLVQLRDAMSFVRKNGFTAQPEFDYTAKDEIGDLLHMYRTLMNELEISFTKQQQFVADASHELRTPIQVIEGHLSLIKRWGKDEPEVMEESLNTSLTEIARMRKMIEELLQLARREQADGQASADIEQVYEQVKDELLQLYPAVQFHLTVTGEKTAASITEHALAQIFRNIFSNSIRYNSNVPNLHVTIDYNELQSPISITIEDNGIGISEQHLPHIFDRFYRVDASRTNKIAGTGLGLSITKMLADKYEVEIDVESKLQKGTFFYLKLLKK, encoded by the coding sequence ATGATGAAGAACAAACTACTGAACCTTTCTTTAAAATCCAAGTGGATGCTTGCGGTCGGTATAACGATCTTTGTAAGTTACGCCCTTATATCTGTTGTACTGTATATCGCATTGCAAACATGGCTGATTCATAATGAGGAAAAAAATGCACTGCGGACGGTTGATGATATGACAACCTACTTCGAATCACAGGGCAACACTGTTACAGTACAGGCGCTCCAAAATAACACCGCTTTGATGAAAGCTATTTTAAATCAGGAACAAACAGTGCGTGTATTTAATCTCGATGGGATTGAAGTAATGCGTATCAATGATGCTGCGCCGGCTGCACAACTGCCAAATAATCAAACTTATTTTTCAACGGTGATTGAAAAGCAGGTGATTTCAGGATCTGAAAGCTACGTCATCCACCGAGTCGTTCAAATCGGGCAATTTCAGGGGATTATGCAGCTGATCCATCCATTAGCAGCCTTTCAATCGATGATGAATTATATTTTGACGACAATTTTCATCATTGGTTTCGGTGCCATTCTATTTTCGGTTATGATCAGCTATTACTTGGCGAATATGCTGATGAAACCGCTTGTCCAGCTACGGGACGCAATGAGTTTCGTTCGAAAAAACGGGTTTACCGCACAGCCTGAATTTGATTATACGGCAAAAGATGAAATTGGTGATTTACTTCATATGTATCGTACTTTAATGAATGAACTTGAAATTTCATTTACAAAGCAGCAGCAATTTGTTGCAGACGCCTCACATGAACTGCGAACGCCGATTCAAGTAATTGAAGGTCATTTATCATTAATCAAACGGTGGGGTAAAGATGAACCGGAAGTGATGGAAGAATCATTAAACACTTCGTTAACCGAAATTGCGCGTATGAGGAAAATGATTGAGGAACTATTGCAATTGGCAAGAAGGGAGCAAGCAGATGGGCAGGCTTCAGCTGATATAGAACAAGTATACGAACAAGTAAAAGATGAATTACTGCAGCTTTATCCTGCCGTACAGTTTCATCTGACCGTTACCGGCGAGAAAACGGCTGCCTCCATTACCGAACATGCTCTAGCGCAAATCTTTAGAAATATTTTCAGTAATAGTATACGATATAATAGCAATGTACCTAATCTTCATGTAACAATCGATTACAATGAATTACAGTCGCCGATTTCAATTACGATAGAAGACAATGGAATCGGAATTTCCGAACAGCATTTACCTCATATTTTCGACCGGTTTTACCGGGTGGATGCTTCACGCACAAATAAAATTGCCGGCACTGGACTCGGATTAAGTATTACGAAGATGCTCGCAGATAAATATGAAGTGGAAATTGATGTCGAAAGTAAATTACAGAAAGGTACCTTTTTTTACCTTAAACTTCTTAAAAAATGA
- a CDS encoding response regulator transcription factor, which yields MNQKILIIEDEENIARFLELELKHEQFETVVAYDGRTGLELAESEQFDCILLDVMLPQLNGIEVCRRIRKTSDVPILLITARDEVMDRVSGLDAGADDYIVKPFAIEELLARIRSILRRVRHTQKPKQLILRDLEIDVQAYEVMFENKKIELTRKEFDLLKLLVENRNHVCTRERILEVVWGFDSEVETNVVDVYIRHLRSKLQTENTPYIETVRGVGYVMRG from the coding sequence ATGAACCAGAAGATTTTAATTATTGAAGATGAAGAAAATATTGCACGTTTCCTTGAACTGGAGCTTAAGCACGAGCAATTTGAAACCGTTGTTGCATATGATGGGAGGACTGGTCTGGAATTGGCGGAAAGTGAACAATTCGACTGTATTTTGCTCGATGTCATGCTGCCGCAATTAAACGGGATTGAAGTATGTCGCAGAATACGGAAAACAAGCGATGTACCGATTCTGTTAATAACTGCACGTGATGAAGTAATGGACCGTGTTTCAGGATTGGATGCGGGGGCAGATGACTATATCGTGAAGCCGTTTGCGATTGAAGAACTGCTAGCCCGGATCCGTTCGATATTAAGGAGAGTCCGGCATACCCAAAAACCGAAGCAGCTCATTTTAAGAGACTTGGAAATCGATGTACAGGCATATGAAGTAATGTTTGAAAATAAAAAGATCGAGCTTACAAGAAAAGAATTCGATTTATTGAAGCTGCTTGTGGAGAACCGGAATCATGTATGTACAAGGGAGCGTATTCTGGAAGTGGTTTGGGGATTTGATTCTGAGGTAGAAACTAATGTAGTCGATGTATATATTCGCCATTTACGTTCAAAACTGCAAACAGAAAATACTCCGTACATTGAAACAGTACGTGGTGTTGGATATGTGATGCGCGGGTGA
- a CDS encoding diguanylate cyclase domain-containing protein, with product MMSSIFSMDLLNLLFKNSNDAVFFMEKTDEKYRYIFVNDAAVTLINTNPCGKTIDQVIPSQVAKTIIHHYDLTIEQNKQVEFEDFTYEKMNVRKQRTTTIPIVQDGKQYILAMTKEVSMSLDLEDKYLFMRSLFSNSFLSTILVSNDLQFLEANTKFLEEFNIQTEDASRLSILDMPFIDRKTAKKLKSYIKRTQLGENVQSKMLFFNDKHNEKRCFTASFSSLTSNGENIAVFIILQEITEFIKQGQALRTASHGLEMFKNAINSFADVIFTDVDGTIMEVNERVIESTGYTRDELIGKPYHFLHSTHQSDSASTSYWQKVSKEEIWRDEVCHRKKNGDIYWVDSTMIPLKNEPGNVEQFLMVQYNISSEKQLMSDLYIIERNFRAITENTNDFIVVTDRYGKIKYASPSYSRKLGYLEEELIGVPYDELLKPESVQLWHEALNPETVDLVEEQKIELLLYKKDNSTIWTEGNYTLTFDLTNHEMTEIVMVSREITERKQLEDQLTYLAYHDSLTQLGNRRKLYKDFPLLKAEADETGTCLAILYLDGDNFKQVNDVYGHDVGDEFLIEFGKSLVRSVRNEDLVIRLGGDEFLIVLTGLSLYETERSVQLAQIMDRIKENLQIGWMIRGSHFSPTASMGLSIYPGHSVNLDVLIDLADQALYKAKQSSN from the coding sequence ATGATGAGTTCCATTTTTTCAATGGATCTATTGAATTTGTTATTCAAAAATAGTAATGATGCTGTGTTCTTTATGGAAAAAACAGATGAAAAGTATCGTTATATTTTCGTCAATGATGCTGCAGTAACTTTGATTAATACGAATCCATGCGGCAAAACGATTGATCAGGTAATCCCGTCCCAAGTGGCAAAAACGATTATTCACCATTATGACTTAACAATCGAACAAAATAAACAAGTGGAATTTGAAGATTTCACCTATGAAAAAATGAACGTTCGCAAACAAAGAACGACAACTATTCCTATAGTACAAGACGGGAAACAATATATTTTGGCAATGACAAAGGAAGTGTCGATGAGTCTTGATTTGGAAGATAAATATTTATTTATGCGTTCCTTATTTTCCAATTCGTTTTTATCAACAATTTTAGTGTCCAATGACCTGCAATTTCTTGAAGCAAACACAAAATTTTTGGAAGAGTTTAATATTCAAACAGAAGATGCTTCCCGGTTAAGTATATTGGACATGCCTTTTATAGATAGGAAAACGGCAAAAAAATTAAAAAGCTATATCAAACGTACGCAGCTCGGAGAAAATGTTCAATCAAAAATGCTGTTTTTTAACGATAAACATAATGAAAAGCGATGTTTTACCGCTTCTTTTTCCTCGCTCACGAGTAATGGTGAAAATATTGCCGTTTTTATTATATTGCAGGAAATTACGGAGTTTATAAAACAGGGACAGGCATTACGCACCGCATCACATGGTCTGGAAATGTTCAAAAATGCAATCAATTCATTCGCCGACGTTATTTTTACAGATGTTGACGGTACTATTATGGAAGTCAATGAGCGGGTGATTGAAAGTACAGGCTATACACGAGATGAATTAATCGGTAAGCCTTACCATTTTCTTCACTCAACACACCAATCCGATTCGGCTTCAACGAGTTACTGGCAAAAAGTCAGTAAAGAAGAAATTTGGCGTGATGAAGTGTGTCACCGTAAAAAGAATGGCGATATTTATTGGGTGGATTCCACTATGATCCCTTTGAAAAATGAACCGGGGAATGTTGAGCAGTTTTTAATGGTTCAATATAATATTTCGTCTGAAAAGCAATTAATGTCCGACCTTTATATAATTGAACGCAACTTCAGAGCAATTACTGAAAACACAAATGATTTTATTGTCGTAACAGACCGCTACGGCAAAATTAAATATGCTTCACCCTCCTATTCAAGAAAACTTGGCTACCTGGAAGAAGAGCTGATCGGTGTACCGTACGATGAATTGTTGAAGCCTGAAAGTGTTCAACTGTGGCACGAAGCATTGAACCCGGAAACGGTTGATCTAGTAGAAGAACAGAAAATTGAATTGCTTTTGTATAAAAAAGATAATAGTACGATATGGACGGAAGGGAATTATACGCTAACATTCGATCTGACAAACCATGAAATGACGGAAATTGTCATGGTTTCAAGAGAAATTACCGAGCGCAAGCAGCTGGAAGATCAATTAACATATTTAGCGTATCATGATAGCCTGACGCAGCTGGGGAATCGGCGGAAACTGTACAAGGACTTTCCGCTTCTAAAAGCCGAAGCGGATGAAACAGGCACTTGCCTGGCGATTTTATATCTTGACGGAGACAATTTTAAACAAGTAAATGATGTATACGGGCATGATGTCGGAGATGAGTTTTTAATTGAATTCGGTAAATCGCTCGTTCGAAGTGTACGAAACGAAGACCTTGTTATAAGATTGGGCGGAGACGAATTTTTAATTGTTTTAACAGGGCTGTCCCTTTATGAAACTGAACGCTCTGTTCAACTAGCTCAAATTATGGACAGAATCAAAGAAAATCTGCAAATCGGGTGGATGATTCGAGGATCGCATTTTTCACCTACTGCCTCGATGGGTCTATCCATTTATCCAGGGCACAGTGTAAATCTGGATGTGCTTATTGATTTGGCAGATCAGGCATTATATAAAGCGAAACAATCTTCCAATTAG